CAAGATGAGAGTACTAAGGCTAAGACAAATACGGAATACTTAATCCAGGTGTTAAAAAGGGTATTTGTTTTCATATATATTTTTGATTGAAATGATAAACTAAACTGAATTGATAATTGATACCGGGCATTGGGTAGGCTCGGCGTACCTCATAGGAGGTGTCGAATAAATTCTTTACTTGCAAAGAGGCGTTCAGGTGGTGTTTTTGTCCCAAACGAAGCTGGTAGCCCAGACCCAAATCTGTGATAAGGTATGGATCCAATGCCCTGATCTCGATGTTGCCTTCATCGCTGTATTGCTTGCCTGTATAGGATAGGTTCACATGGGTATGAAAGGAGCCTAAGCGATAAGCCAGGAAGGCATTGCCTTGATGTCTGGGGGTATAGGTGGTTTGCAGTTCGGGCATGAACTGGCTGGGTTCTTCCAGCGTGGAGAGTACAAACTGGTAGTTTCCTGACAGCAAAATAGAACTCTTTGTGCTCAGGCTATAATTGATTTTTAGGTTTTGCTCCAGACCATAGGACCAGAGTTGCTCTTTGTTTTCTGGTGTCCAACCTTCAGTTCCCCGAGATACCCAAAGGATCCAGTCCTTGATGTGGTTGTAAAACAGTGTGCCTTCGTACTCAACAGAAAGCGGCTCGATAGTAGGGGAGATTTTGTATCCTAAATCAAAGCTATAACCATACTCGGGAACCAAATCGGGATTGCCATGAGAAGCGCCGGTCCAGTAGAGGTCGTTGAAAGTAGGCAGTCGGTAGCTGCGAGCCGCTTTAGCTTTCAAGTTGAGCCAGTTGCTGGCGTGGTAGTTCAGAGCAAGGGTAGGGAGGAAAGGAGCTGCCTCACCATCTATTAGGCTTTGTCTGCCTAGCAGGTTCAGCTCCAGCTTGTCTGCGATCAAAAAGGCATTGGAGAAGTAAAACGCCAGTCGGTTTCTTTCTTTCAGATCAGAATAGTTGTTGGTCAGGGCATTTTCATAGGTGTAGTTGGCACCCAGTTCTAGTTGGTACCAATTGGCCCATCGATGTTCTACTCTGGCCTCATTGATATAGCTGCTAGAGTGGCTGTTGGAGTGCGTGCTTACCTTGTCGTCGTATTCCAGACGGTGACGCAGATAGCCTGAATGATAATGAAGCTGTGTTTTGGTTCCCAATTTTTGTTTCCATCGGATGACAGCCCTATGAAAATCATCCTGCTGAATGGCCTGCGTTTCGGTCTGTGCCGCAGTTCGTGGGATGTGGGTCAGATTATCCTGATACCAATATTTGATTTGCAGTTCTTGTCGGTCGCTTAATCGGTAACCGAAATCTAGCGCAGTGGCCCACTGTCTGACCTGTGCATTTTCCTGCGTTTCTTCTCGCTGATTGAAGTTGTTGTAGAAGCTGTAGTCGTTTTCGGCAGTCTTATAAAAACCTTTGAGGCCCAATCGGAGTTTGTCAGTGGCATACTGGGTCTTCATTCCATGGCTATTCATACCAAAGCTGCCAATAGTCTCGTGTAAGCTGAGGTCGAAACCGCTATTGTATTGAGATCGGCTACTCATCTGAATGCTGCCTCCCATGGCGCCAGACCCAAACATGGAGGCACTGCCGCCGCTTTGGATGCTGATATTGTCAATCATGAAAGCCGGGATCAGATTCAGGTCCAGGCTGCCATTCATTTGGCTCTGGAGGTTAAGGCCCTCCCATATGACTGCTGTCTGATTGCTGCCCGTTCCACGAATAGAAGCAGTAGAAAGGCCGCCAAGCCCGTAGGAACGAATATTGATAGGAGAGGCGAGGCTGAGCAGCATGGCCATGGAGTTGCCCTGATGCATCGCCTGAATGGAGGAATCGATCTGCACCACCTTATCAGCAGACGCAAAAGTCTCCAGTCTGTAGGAGACGATATCCACAGATTCCAGCCAGATAGAGTCCTGCTGTGCATGCACACTGAGGCAGCTGCATACCACTAGTCCGATCAAAATGATACTCCGCATATTCGTTCGTTTATACAGAGCTGCTAAAGATTATTAGGAAACCGCTTTCCGTCGAATCCAAAGACTTTTCACCCGAAAGCTCTGTAAATTTAAGATGATTGGCAGGTCTCCTGGCTCTCCTGATTTTTGATGACCTTCCCGGCTATTTGAGTGCAACCAGTGGTATTGGGGATCAAAAATATATCTCGACGTATCGAGATCAGGATTACAGTTGCGGGGACAGCTTCGGATTTTCCTTTTATTGGAGGATCACCGAATTCCCTTTTAATCGCTCATGGACGAAATCCATAGGCAAACCAATAATCACCGCAATGTTAAAGGGGATTTTTGATTCTTGAAGGGAAGTAGGAAGAAATTATTTGCCTACAAGCGTAATATTTTTCGAAGAGATGCAACTAAATGAATAATCAACACATCTTATAATAGATTCAAAAACTCAAAACCATTTGACCATGGGACTATTCGATATATTCAAACCAAAGAAAAAACAGAAGAAGGCGGCCTGCAGTATATGCAAGTCTATCATGAATCAGGAAGATGGCTTTGCTCTCTCTACTGCCGAAGTAATAGCCTCTAAACGATACTGGGATCACAAAATGGTGGAGCCAGATACCTTGTCTTACACCACCTCACATTTCAAAAATCAGGATCAGACGGCTACCAATATGCGCAAGATCATATTCGAAAAGACCGCTGAGAAGGAAGCGATATGGATGACTTGTGAGTCGTGCATCGAGCACTTCGATGTGAATCTGGACGAAACCAAAGAGCTAGCCAGCCAGTGGTGGCAGTTGGGGCCGGACTTCAAATGGAAAAAAGGTGCAGCCAAAAACCAGTTGTCCGAAGAGGAGTTCGAAGAGATCAAGTCCTACGCCACGATGGAAGCGGGATCGGCGTATGTGAAGGTTTGATAAATCAAGATTTTAGATTCTAGACTTTAGATTTTAGAGCCAAGACAATCATTTAGGGGCATAAAGTAGAAAAACCAATTTTTCAGCCTCCCGCAGGCTTGAGGATTGTGAAAAATGCATTTTTCGACCTTTTGCATGTTTGTAGAAGGTAGAAAAACCAATTTTTGGGTCTCCTGCAAGTTTGTAGAAGGTAGAAAAATCAATTTTTGGGCCTTCTGCAGGTTTGTAGAAGGTAGAAAAATCAATTTTTGGGCTTTCTGCAAGTTGGGGAATGAAGAAAAACCAATTTTCGGAGGTTCTGCTAGTCGGGGAA
This is a stretch of genomic DNA from Reichenbachiella ulvae. It encodes these proteins:
- a CDS encoding TonB-dependent receptor plug domain-containing protein, which produces MRSIILIGLVVCSCLSVHAQQDSIWLESVDIVSYRLETFASADKVVQIDSSIQAMHQGNSMAMLLSLASPINIRSYGLGGLSTASIRGTGSNQTAVIWEGLNLQSQMNGSLDLNLIPAFMIDNISIQSGGSASMFGSGAMGGSIQMSSRSQYNSGFDLSLHETIGSFGMNSHGMKTQYATDKLRLGLKGFYKTAENDYSFYNNFNQREETQENAQVRQWATALDFGYRLSDRQELQIKYWYQDNLTHIPRTAAQTETQAIQQDDFHRAVIRWKQKLGTKTQLHYHSGYLRHRLEYDDKVSTHSNSHSSSYINEARVEHRWANWYQLELGANYTYENALTNNYSDLKERNRLAFYFSNAFLIADKLELNLLGRQSLIDGEAAPFLPTLALNYHASNWLNLKAKAARSYRLPTFNDLYWTGASHGNPDLVPEYGYSFDLGYKISPTIEPLSVEYEGTLFYNHIKDWILWVSRGTEGWTPENKEQLWSYGLEQNLKINYSLSTKSSILLSGNYQFVLSTLEEPSQFMPELQTTYTPRHQGNAFLAYRLGSFHTHVNLSYTGKQYSDEGNIEIRALDPYLITDLGLGYQLRLGQKHHLNASLQVKNLFDTSYEVRRAYPMPGINYQFSLVYHFNQKYI